Below is a window of Candidatus Aegiribacteria sp. DNA.
ATGATAGGTCCCCCCGGATCCGGAAAAACCATGCTTGCGCGAAGGCTTCCTTCCATTCTTCCGCCCCTTCTTCCCGAAGAAGCTATTGAAACCACCAAGATTCACAGTGTCGCCGGCCTTCTGGAACCGGGAAACGCCCTTCTTGAAATCCGTCCCTTTCGCTCGCCGCACCATACGGTTTCGGATGCGGGACTTATAGGAGGAGGGGCAATACCAGGGCCGGGTGAGGTCAGCCTTGCCCATAACGGAGTGCTTTTTCTCGATGAACTGCCGGAATTCAGAAGGAACGTTCTGGAAGTTCTCAGGCAGCCGCTTGAGGACGGCACAGTCACGATAACAAGGGCGGCAATGACCATGACGTTTCCAGCTGATTTCACACTGATCGCGGCAATGAATCCCTGTCCATGCGGGTACTTTACCGATCCGGGTCATTCGTGCAACTGTACCGGCCCACAGATACAGCGGTACCTTAACAGAATTTCCGGGCCTTTGATGGACAGAATCGACATTCATATCGATGTTGCTCCTGTTGCGTACCGCGACCTTTCATGCAGCCTTCCCACAGGTGAATGCTCTTCCGATATCAGAAAGCGGGTGATTGAAGCGAGAAAGCGCCAGGCGGAACGGTTCCACGGAATAAGTGGTCTTTACTGCAACGCCGGCATGAATTCCCCACTGGTTAGGAAATACTGCGAACTCGACGAAGAAGTCAGAAAACTTCTGAAATCCGCGATGGAACTGTATGGCTTCTCCGCGAGGGCTTACGACCGGATAGTCAAGGTTTCAAGAACTATCGCTGACCTGGCGGATTCCCCCAATATAAAACCTGAGTATATAGCCGAAGCCGTACAGTACCGTTCCATGACCGGACAGATATACCCCTGAAATATCTGCTGACGGGAAGGGATTACGTTGAATCCCATTCTTGATTTCACGCTGAACGATTGTGTCTAACATGGCATGTTAGAGTGCTGTTTATGAATGAGTTGCGTTCGGACTGAAATGCTTTTATGAATTCAACGGAGTATTTGAAGACAATCATTCAGGGAGAAAGAACATGACGAGTAAGTATATATTGGCTCTTACGGTTCTGAGTGCCTCAGTGTCATTGGCCGAAGTGGTCTGGACTGAAGGCTTTGAGGATGGAGACATCAGCGACTGGACAATTACCGGTACTGCTAACTGGGCTCTCTATGACAATGAATTCCAGGCTCATACAGGTGACTTCAGCCTGGAGTACAACTGGCATTCACCATGGCCGCATGACACCAGGGCCGTTACGCCTTCATTTACCTTGCCGGTATCAGGGAAAGTTGATTTTACCTGGTGGTGGAGTGGAAGTTACAATTACTTTGTCCAGGTGGATAACGGAGACGCGTTTACCGAAGTCAGAGATATCAACGGCGGTGACTGGATCGTACTCTGGAGTGAAAACGATGCAGGTATCTATACCGGTTTTGAGTGGTACGAGCAGACAGAAACCCTTGATGCTTCATGGTCAGGCAAGACAGTTCAGTTCGCTTTCCATATCGTT
It encodes the following:
- a CDS encoding YifB family Mg chelatase-like AAA ATPase; the encoded protein is MLARTRSLAVYGIDSYPVEIEADMSMGLPTFTIVGLPDNAVRESRQRIKSAIANLGFKLPGKKITINMAPAGRKKEGPGFDLPIAISILAASGIIPKEAIEDIYFVGELALDGALRPVRGVLSMADRSRRKSHSGLVVPLSNSGEAAVAAGQNVFPAENLGSVIDFLLNKITIEPASYSPVPVRTCGKPEPDFRDVRGQELAKRALEVAAAGGHNILMIGPPGSGKTMLARRLPSILPPLLPEEAIETTKIHSVAGLLEPGNALLEIRPFRSPHHTVSDAGLIGGGAIPGPGEVSLAHNGVLFLDELPEFRRNVLEVLRQPLEDGTVTITRAAMTMTFPADFTLIAAMNPCPCGYFTDPGHSCNCTGPQIQRYLNRISGPLMDRIDIHIDVAPVAYRDLSCSLPTGECSSDIRKRVIEARKRQAERFHGISGLYCNAGMNSPLVRKYCELDEEVRKLLKSAMELYGFSARAYDRIVKVSRTIADLADSPNIKPEYIAEAVQYRSMTGQIYP